A genomic segment from Corylus avellana chromosome ca5, CavTom2PMs-1.0 encodes:
- the LOC132180585 gene encoding 65-kDa microtubule-associated protein 5-like, producing the protein MTNMPPTRTTCASLLHELQIIWDEIGESDSERDRMLLQLEQECLDFYRKKVEKTRKYKAELHQSLAEAEAEIANVNSALGEHTSFSRGRGTLKEQISAIKPILEELRSKKQERIKQFSEIQSQVVRICAEIAGNGQSNSSDPQVNECDLTVRKLGELKSHLQELQTEKIFRLQKVNSHINTVHELSAVMSIDFSKTLNDVHPSLSDPSGSQLKSISNDTLARLTGVVHSLKQEKQQRLQKLQGLGRTLIELWNLMDTPVDEQKGFEHVTSLISSSLNEVSSQGCLALDVIEQSEVEVERLNALKASKMKELVFKRQNELEEIYRGVHMDVDSDVAREILRSLVDSGNVDLSDLLSSMDDQIAKAKEQALSRKDILDKVEKWRYAIEEEKWLEECERDENRYSAGRGAHKNLKRAEKARNLVSKISSICENLTAKVKAWEMEKGIPFLYDKVPVLQSLEEYSVLRQEKEEEKQKFREQKRLQEQFAAEQEARFPMGGKDPNSFHRMAERAYDDFMNQFQHIENVFENFTSEQVANNLLQLKASIDVVRVLAFQGITFRGRDESVGSKNRENFLEILNLTVSYNEKIAEVIAHAPKNASYTSPMIQKEILHVFSTKMKKAICDEIGDAKFCILVDEARDESMKEQMAIVLRFVHKDGFM; encoded by the exons ATGACGAATATGCCCCCCACTCGCACCACTTGCGCCTCTCTTCTTCACGAATTGCAGATAATATGGGATGAAATTGGTGAGAGTGACAGCGAGAGGGATCGGATGCTTCTACAACTTGAGCAAGAGTGCCTTGATTTTTACCGAAAGAAGGTTGAGAAAACAAGAAAGTACAAGGCTGAATTGCATCAGTCATTGGCCGAGGCTGAGGCCGAAATTGCCAATGTCAACTCTGCTCTTGGGGAGCATACCTCCTTTTCACGGGGAAGGGGCACTCTTAAGGAGCAAATATCTGCCATAAAACCTATTTTGGAGGAGTTGAGGTCAAAGAAGCAAGAAAGAATTAAGCAATTTTCAGAAATACAGTCACAGGTTGTTCGGATATGTGCAGAAATTGCAGGCAATGGCCAATCTAACAGTTCTGATCCACAAGTTAATGAATGTGATCTGACAGTGAGAAAGTTGGGGGAGCTTAAGTCACACCTTCAGGAACTTCAGACTGAAAAGATTTTTCGATTACAAAAGGTCAATAGCCATATTAATACTGTCCATGAGCTGTCAGCGGTGATGTCGATTGATTTTTCTAAGACACTAAATGACGTGCATCCAAGCTTAAGTGATCCCTCGGGTAGTCAATTAAAGAGCATCAGTAATGACACTCTTGCTAGATTAACGGGTGTGGTCCACTCACTAAAGCAAGAGAAACAACAAAGGCTACAGAAGCTGCAAGGACTTGGGAGGACACTAATAGAGCTATGGAATCTCATGGACACACCAGTTGATGAGCAAAAGGGATTTGAACATGTAACTAGCTTAATTTCTTCCTCGCTTAATGAGGTGTCAAGTCAAGGATGCCTTGCTTTAGATGTCATTGAACAGAGTGAGGTTGAAGTTGAGCGATTGAATGCTCTGAAAGCTAGCAAAATGAAGGAGTTGGTGTTTAAGAGGCAAAATGAACTAGAAGAAATCTACCGAGGGGTTCATATGGATGTAGATAGTGATGTAGCGCGAGAGATTCTCAGGAGCCTCGTAGATTCTGGTAATGTGGATCTGTCTGATCTTCTTTCAAGCATGGATGATCAGATTGCAAAAGCCAAAGAGCAAGCTCTAAGCAGGAAGGATATCTTGGACAAGGTGGAGAAATGGAGATATGCAATTGAGGAGGAGAAGTGGCTTGAAGAATGTGAAAGGGATGAAAATCGCTATAGTGCTGGAAGAGGAGCACACAAAAATCTGAAACGTGCTGAAAAAGCACGGAACCTGGTCAGCAAAATATCATCTATTTGCGAGAATTTGACTGCAAAAGTAAAAGCTTGGGAGATGGAGAAAGGAATTCCTTTCTTATATGACAAGGTTCCTGTCTTACAAAGCTTGGAAGAATATAGTGTGCTACGACAGGAAAAGGAAGAGGAAAAGCAAAAATTTCGGGAGCAGAAACGGCTGCAAGAACAATTTGCTGCAGAACAAGAAGCCCGCTTCCCCATGGGTG GGAAAGATCCTAATTCATTTCATAGAATGGCTGAGAGGGCATATGACGACTTCATGAACCAATTTCAACACATAGAAAATGTGTTTGAAAATTTCACTTCTGAACAAGTTGCAAACAATCTACTTCAGTTGAAAGCCTCAATAGATGTTGTTCGAGTGCTTGCATTTCAAGGTATTACTTTTAGAGGTCGGGATGAAAGTGTGGGTTCAAAGAATcgtgaaaattttcttgaaatattgAATTTGACGGTTTCATATAATGAAAAGATTGCTGAAGTGATAGCTCATGCTCCCAAAAATGCCTCTTACACATCACCAATGATACAGAAAgaaattttacatgttttttcaaccaaaatgaaaaaggcAATTTGTGATGAAATTGGTGATGCAAAATTTTGCATACTTGTTGATGAAGCTCGTGATGAGTCAATGAAGGAGCAAATGGCTatagttttaagatttgttCACAAAGATGGCTTCATGTGA